TCTGGTGAAGTGTCTCTGCAAGTCGAGATCTGTGAGTAGTGTTTATGAGTTTATTGAAAGTATgaaaagttctttgaatttaaAGCCTGATCTTGTCACTTATACTATTTTGATTGACAATGTGACGAATAGAGAGAATTTACGCGAGGCGACTAAGTTAGTGGAAATGTTAGCTGAGGAGGGATTTAAGCCTGATTGCTATATTTACAATACAATTATGAAAGGTTTTTGTAAATTGAATTTGGGCAAAGAGGCAGTTGATgttttcaagaaaatgaaggagGAGGGCGTGGAGCCTGATCTTGTAACGTATAATACTTTGATTTTTGGGTTATCGAAATGTGGAAGGATTATGGAGGCTAAGAAGTATCTGGGTGTCATGGTGGAAATGGGACATTTCCCGGATGCGGTGACATACACTTCATTGATGAATGGAATGTGTCGGAAGGGGGATGTCTTGGGTGCAATGGAGTTGTTGGAGGAGATGCAAGCACAGGGGTGCCAACCAAATGTTTGCACGTATAATACGTTGCTTCATGGATTATGCAAGTCAAAACTTTTAGAGAAAGGGTTAGAATTGTATGGGCTGATGAAAGAATGTGGGATGAAGCTTGATACAGCTTCTTATGCTACACTTGTGAGGGCACTTTGTAGGGAGGGTAGGGTTGCAGATGCTTACGAAGTGTTTGATTATGCAGTTGAGAGTAAGAGTGTAACTGATGTTGCTGCTTACACGACTTTGGAGGGTACACTGAAGTGGCTTAAGAAAGCAAGGGAGCAAGGTCTTGCTGTCTAACTGGTATTTCCTCTAATTTGTACAACTATGTTTGCTTGGCGAATTCTAATAGTTTTTGAATGTCCTGTGATTTCATTTATCTTTGTAACTGAAGGTGCTGGTGTAATGTTATCAATTCCCGTATTGGCAGAAGTGCTCTATGACATATACAAAGCTTGGATTTTGCTGTTGTTTCAGCTTGATTGTTTTCAGTGACATCTATGTTTGTTTAATGTTGATTTGAAAAGAGATATTACACAGATTTAAAAGTGCTGTAGTGAATTGTGAGTATTCGTTTTCCATTTTGGCAACACTTGAAAatgcagaatttttttttcctatgtgGTATGCCAAAGTTATTTTGATTTGTATGCTTTCTAGTTTCCTAGGTTTAGATCATTTTCAAATTGAATTAGGTTGTTAAATTGGAAATCAGAGTTTGTCATCTTGGTTTGACTGCAATCCCGACTTTGAACTCCCTTTGATGGTGGAAATTGAAAGTGTAGAACTATTTTAACATCAATGCTTATTTTTAGTACTTGATGTCCAAAACATAACCATGATGTTTATGTGTCTTTCGCTACTTGTGCAATGTGTACTAAGGCTAGATATGTTCTCAAAATAAGGTTAGAAATGtgaattgtgatttttcttttccaattatCATGCAAGTAAGGCCTTCACCCTACAATGTCCTGACTAGATTGAAACACTTCTTGTTATTTTGGGCCACCAGTTTCGTTACAGGACTGTTGGAGGTTGTTTGAGTTGTCAACAATGGTCCCTGGTGAAGCAACAAGACTGCATGTAGGACGTTAGCAATCCCGAGTCTATCTTCACCAGGCCAAACGACTCTTCTGATGAACTGCAACAAAGACAAAATCCCCAACTGGAAAGCCCTGGACAGGAAGCCACTAGAATTTTCACACGTCTAGTCATTGGCTGTAAGATCTATACTAGATTTTGTGATGCTAATCATGCTACAAAGAGTTGCAATTTACAGGAAAGTTTGAGCATCCAGTGGAGCCAGAGTAAATGACGGGCATAATAATCTCCGGACGCTGAATTCCACCATTTTTGTATTCACCATCCAGACAAACATTTTACCCTCTTGACAGATATCCTCCAACAAAGTCCCCATGGTCGCAGACAAACTTCTCCACCGGATTCTGCATCAGACACTATCTGCTATTCGTTGTCGATGAGCTACTTCTGTGGAGCTGTAATTGTCTGCTGCTGTCCATACAAGTACAAAAATGGCCTTTCTTCTTGATTGGGTGGTTGCATGAAAAACTAGCTTGTACAAATTGAGTCAAAAGGCCTTTAAGAAAGGTTATCCAAATGATATCTGTCTGTTCAGATTTGCATTAACAATTGAGTGGGATGTCATTATTCCGAATATTTCTAATTCCCTAATCCTGGATAGTTGATGGTACATATTACTTCTCTATTCGACTTTTAACCACAAATAAACCCGAACATGGAGTACTTGAAGGTAATTGAAGACTTGGTGTAAAATCAAGTGCAGTATCGTTTTAGGATTTATGCAGCTGACCCTACTTAGCGGGGTAAGAATTCAgttgttggtttatgtttttaaaagtaatttcatcaaataaactGGAAAATtagtaaacaaaaacaaaactataaaaTCGACACTTCTAATGGGCAAATCCACACAAACAACTAAATAACTCACAATACAAGACCACCAAAACCCTGAAACAATCCAGAAGCCTAAATCATGTGAACTACAACTACATGAAGCGTGGCCACCATCAAACTCACTGCATCTAACCAAGAAATAACTATGGAACACTAGATGGAGATGGGGAAAATATGGTCTCCGGCGATCCAATAGGTTGTTCATTTATTTTAACTAATGTGATAAATCTAAACTATTTAATTTACTCTAACTTAGAGGAGGAGATTTATAACTTAGTTGCAAGTGGGTGGACGAATTGCCTTGACCAACTGACCTATTCATATTTGTGTCCTTGTTGTCTATTTAGTGAACACAAATAAGCAAAGGCAGAAAAGAGTGGCCTAAAAAATGCAACAAAGagtgtagcattactctttgtCTTTGATTTAGGGTTTGCTAGGTTTGCGTTCTTCCAACAACAATATGCAAAATGCATTTGATACAAACAATACAAGGTGCATTTTTAACTCCTGAGGTTTAGGCTCTTTTGTGACACTAATTGGCAACAACCTGCCGCCCCTCCTAACCCAAATATGTTTATCTATAATCCTAATtaaaaggtgaattaaaataaGTGTCAAAATGTTTCATTGTCTCTGAATTAAAAATTGGGTCTATATGGTACACAAAACGATACAGAAATCAGTGATTAATTTACACAAAATGATAGGGAAATCAATGATTAATTGATTAGATGAACCTGGCCATTTTGGTTAGATGAACTTAGCTAATTACaattattattaagaaaaactaatgaaaagagtttgaaaactttgagttttaatgataaggacaaaataaagggtaaagtgaatagtaccatgattgactttttagtgtaaaaatatggtttttcgttaaagtgaacagtaccgggtgcttttcgttaaagttcccttattaTTACTACCATAGCCAGCAAACCCTAGCTAGATTCTTGTATTTGAGGCGTATAGATTTATGCTTAAATCTTGTCTCAATgttgttgttttcttttgtttttaaaccTACTGATACCTTCCTTCGGCTTCTCTCCACTGACCAGCAAAGCACTTGCCAGCCTTTCATGTTCCATAAATAATCGATCCAAATGATTATATATGATTGAGTTCTGATTGTGGAGCAATTGTGCGGTGAATTTGAAACACGGTCATGTGAC
This is a stretch of genomic DNA from Malus domestica chromosome 02, GDT2T_hap1. It encodes these proteins:
- the LOC103455758 gene encoding pentatricopeptide repeat-containing protein At2g17670 translates to MGKIPPSLRSSVSTSIIKKPQSLIPNESPSRKPHNFPKKPTRKIPPQLSEKTQEPTSFRNPFTSPNISDAKSVFTSIVAATKSPLDLRVHNALLQSYAAISTVNDSISLFNHMIKTHPAFSPDKSTYHVLLSQSCKAGDETLGSVHQVLNFMLTNGFSPDKVTTDIAVRSLCSAGNVDLAVELVKEMAMKNAAPDSYTYNFLVKCLCKSRSVSSVYEFIESMKSSLNLKPDLVTYTILIDNVTNRENLREATKLVEMLAEEGFKPDCYIYNTIMKGFCKLNLGKEAVDVFKKMKEEGVEPDLVTYNTLIFGLSKCGRIMEAKKYLGVMVEMGHFPDAVTYTSLMNGMCRKGDVLGAMELLEEMQAQGCQPNVCTYNTLLHGLCKSKLLEKGLELYGLMKECGMKLDTASYATLVRALCREGRVADAYEVFDYAVESKSVTDVAAYTTLEGTLKWLKKAREQGLAV